One Kribbella sp. NBC_00662 genomic region harbors:
- a CDS encoding DUF5937 family protein — translation MLTYELTSRDLAEARFAVSPVAEMVLSLRALREPGRFPLQLGWVRAVQPKVTELDWDVLRWLVNDTMGSPDFLTPRPTSPLTQLADELEIIAGVDRETFERQLVAVNGELPAGLTIDKTVEALRQYWDAMMAPYWDRMRTLLSADISYRGHVLTQHGTGAMLNGLAPAITYADGLLKVDRVAAVSRTEAVDGRGLVLQPSLFGPHAVIPFDPGAEPILGYPPRGQANLWSVVEPPSQQDLAQLIGTPRAHILELLTHPRTTTDLAGELKVTPSAVSQHLQLLRRTGLVEPQRTGKQVLYRPTELAALLTGQLSSTGAEGS, via the coding sequence GTGCTGACTTATGAGCTGACTTCGCGGGATCTGGCGGAGGCGCGGTTCGCGGTGTCGCCGGTCGCGGAGATGGTGTTGTCGTTGCGCGCGCTCCGGGAGCCGGGGAGGTTCCCGCTCCAGCTGGGCTGGGTACGCGCGGTCCAGCCCAAAGTGACGGAGCTGGACTGGGACGTACTGCGGTGGCTCGTCAACGACACGATGGGAAGCCCGGACTTCCTGACCCCGCGACCCACATCCCCACTCACCCAACTCGCCGATGAGCTCGAGATCATTGCCGGCGTGGACCGGGAAACGTTCGAGCGTCAGCTCGTCGCGGTGAACGGCGAACTCCCGGCCGGCCTGACGATCGACAAGACAGTAGAAGCACTCCGCCAGTACTGGGACGCCATGATGGCGCCGTACTGGGACCGGATGCGCACCCTTCTCTCGGCAGATATCAGCTACCGCGGCCACGTCCTCACCCAGCACGGGACCGGCGCGATGCTCAACGGCCTCGCGCCGGCGATCACCTACGCGGACGGGTTGCTGAAGGTCGACCGTGTCGCGGCCGTCAGCCGGACCGAAGCCGTCGACGGCCGCGGGCTCGTGCTGCAGCCGAGTCTGTTCGGCCCGCACGCCGTGATCCCGTTCGACCCGGGAGCCGAACCAATACTGGGATACCCGCCCCGCGGGCAGGCCAATCTGTGGTCCGTCGTCGAGCCGCCGTCGCAACAGGATCTCGCCCAGCTGATCGGTACGCCGCGCGCCCACATCCTCGAGCTGCTGACACATCCCCGTACGACGACCGACCTCGCCGGCGAGCTCAAGGTGACACCGTCGGCCGTGAGCCAGCACCTGCAACTGCTCCGCCGTACCGGACTGGTCGAGCCGCAGCGCACCGGCAAGCAGGTCCTGTACCGCCCGACCGAGCTGGCCGCCCTACTCACAGGGCAGCTGAGCTCGACCGGAGCCGAGGGCAGCTGA
- a CDS encoding pyridoxamine 5'-phosphate oxidase family protein yields the protein MGFRTMDDDEAAEFLAQPLVAVLAIDDPGWSPHVTPVWFHHLPGENRFQVMTPAKSKKARLHREGSGELSLSVQTADGPTAKYVNMQGVARFLPLSDDLLNAMVEKYLPEEFRAAYLADPPEDSMFDITPRRITTGVIG from the coding sequence ATGGGTTTTCGCACGATGGACGATGACGAAGCAGCTGAGTTCCTGGCGCAGCCGCTGGTTGCCGTGCTGGCGATCGACGATCCGGGCTGGTCCCCGCATGTGACCCCGGTGTGGTTCCACCACCTGCCCGGGGAGAACAGATTCCAGGTGATGACGCCGGCGAAGTCGAAGAAGGCGCGGCTGCATCGCGAGGGTTCGGGTGAGTTGTCGCTCTCGGTGCAGACCGCGGACGGACCGACCGCGAAGTACGTCAATATGCAGGGTGTGGCCCGCTTTCTCCCGTTGAGCGACGACCTGCTCAACGCGATGGTGGAGAAGTACCTGCCGGAGGAGTTCCGCGCGGCCTATCTGGCCGATCCGCCCGAGGACTCGATGTTCGACATCACCCCGCGACGCATCACCACGGGAGTCATCGGCTGA